One genomic window of Glycine soja cultivar W05 chromosome 9, ASM419377v2, whole genome shotgun sequence includes the following:
- the LOC114368164 gene encoding uncharacterized protein LOC114368164 produces the protein MKRSIPEAFRDSISEGQSAKKFLEEIEQYFAKNEKAETSNLLAKLISMKYKVKGNIREYIMEMSNLASKLKSLKLELGEDLLMHLVLISLPANFGQFKVSYITLRRTNGPSMSLYLTVCKRRRGCREIGLKVLT, from the coding sequence ATGAAGCGCTCTATTCCAGAGGCGTTTCGGGACTCAATTTCTGAGGGTCAAAGTGCAAAGAAATTCCTTGAGGAAATTGAGCAATACTTTGCCAAAAATGAAAAGGCGGAGACGAGTAACCTTTTGGCTAAACTCATTTCCATGAAGTATAAAGTCAAAGGGAACATAAGGGAGTACATTATGGAGATGTCCAATCTTGCATCAAAACTCAAGTCACTTAAGTTAGAGCTTGGTGAAGACCTGCTCATGCACTTGGTTTTGATCTCGCTTCCTGCAAactttgggcaattcaaagtgaGCTATATAACACTTAGAAGGACAAATGGTCCCTCAATGAGCTTATATCTTACTGTGTGCAAGAGGAGGAGAGGCTGTAGAGAGATAGGACTGAAAGTGCTCACTTGA